A stretch of the Rhizobium leguminosarum genome encodes the following:
- a CDS encoding VOC family protein — translation MPMLLDRIEVITLFVDNIDEARAFYQKVFAADVVYQDSVCSVLKFSGTMVNLLRVTEAPQLVEPSPVAASGSGSRVLLTIKVDDVDVVCAELRRFGVMLLNGPIDRPWGRRTAAFADPSGHVWEVAQELR, via the coding sequence ATGCCCATGCTGCTGGATAGGATCGAGGTCATCACCCTGTTCGTCGACAATATCGACGAGGCGAGGGCATTCTATCAAAAGGTCTTTGCCGCCGATGTCGTCTACCAGGACTCTGTCTGCTCGGTGCTGAAATTTTCGGGAACGATGGTCAATCTGCTCCGGGTGACGGAAGCGCCGCAGCTGGTCGAGCCCTCGCCGGTGGCGGCATCCGGTTCGGGCAGTCGCGTCCTGCTGACGATCAAGGTCGACGATGTCGATGTGGTCTGCGCGGAACTTCGCAGGTTTGGCGTGATGCTGCTCAATGGTCCGATCGATCGTCCATGGGGCCGCCGTACGGCGGCCTTTGCCGATCCGTCCGGCCACGTCTGGGAGGTCGCGCAGGAACTGCGCTGA